One window of Streptomyces sp. SUK 48 genomic DNA carries:
- a CDS encoding HAD-IIB family hydrolase — protein MTSATRQPGTPAAAIRPRLIATDLDGTLLHDDKSVSPRTVAALAAAEQAGIEVFFVTGRPARWMDVVSDHVHGHGLAICGNGAAVVDLHGGPGAHRFTMVRELARANALDAVRLLREAAPGTAFAVEQTYGFHQEPAYPRLHMEVPGHRLPAEELLAPDGPTAAQPVLKILAHHATLDPDAFLTLARLAVGERATVTRSSPSALLELSGPGVSKASTLALCCAERGISPEEVVAFGDMPNDIDMLTWAGQSYAMGNAHPDAVAAASGRTAANTEDGVALVIERLLTQHG, from the coding sequence ATGACCTCAGCGACCAGGCAACCCGGGACCCCCGCCGCCGCGATCCGCCCGCGGCTGATCGCCACCGACCTCGACGGCACCCTGCTGCACGACGACAAGTCGGTCTCCCCGCGGACCGTCGCCGCCCTGGCCGCCGCCGAGCAGGCGGGCATCGAGGTCTTCTTCGTCACCGGCCGCCCGGCCCGCTGGATGGACGTCGTCAGCGACCATGTGCACGGCCACGGGCTGGCCATCTGCGGCAACGGCGCCGCCGTGGTCGACCTGCACGGCGGCCCCGGCGCCCACCGGTTCACCATGGTGCGCGAGCTGGCCCGCGCCAACGCCCTGGACGCCGTGCGGCTGCTGCGCGAGGCGGCGCCCGGCACGGCGTTCGCGGTCGAGCAGACCTACGGCTTCCACCAGGAGCCCGCCTATCCCCGGCTGCACATGGAGGTGCCGGGCCACCGGCTGCCCGCCGAGGAGCTGCTCGCACCGGACGGCCCGACCGCCGCGCAGCCCGTGCTCAAGATCCTCGCCCACCACGCCACCCTCGACCCCGACGCCTTCCTCACCCTGGCCCGCCTGGCCGTCGGTGAGCGCGCCACGGTCACCCGCTCCAGCCCCAGCGCCCTGCTGGAGCTCAGCGGCCCGGGGGTCTCCAAGGCCAGCACGCTCGCCCTGTGCTGCGCCGAGCGCGGTATCTCGCCCGAGGAGGTCGTCGCCTTCGGGGACATGCCCAACGACATCGACATGCTGACCTGGGCCGGGCAGTCGTACGCCATGGGCAACGCGCACCCCGACGCCGTGGCCGCCGCCTCCGGCCGCACCGCCGCCAACACGGAGGACGGCGTGGCGCTCGTGATCGAACGGCTGCTCACGCAGCACGGGTAG